In Neofelis nebulosa isolate mNeoNeb1 chromosome 10, mNeoNeb1.pri, whole genome shotgun sequence, one DNA window encodes the following:
- the FKBP2 gene encoding peptidyl-prolyl cis-trans isomerase FKBP2 isoform X1 — MARGVHAGAVSAGAGPGDAVGRELPRERWCGWSGLGGHQTRGRSGYPAGPRGLRAGAAPRAEAQARPGGCLRRIGAPRSHPAAMCGCLGAGPLQRPQRCGCAGRGATGCGVNGIAPSRQLLGSQIRDMRLSWVLTVLSICLSALATAAGAEGKRKLQIGVKKRVDHCPIKSRKGDVLHMHYTGKLEDGTEFDSSLPQNQPFVFSLGTGQVIKGWDQGLLGMCEGEKRKLVIPSELGYGERGAPPKIPGGATLVFEVELLKIERRSEL; from the exons ATGGCCCGGGGCGTCCACGCGGGGGCGGTCTCCGCGGGGGCCGGGCCTGGGGACGCAGTAGGCCGAGAACTCCCCCGGGAGAGGTGGTGTGGGTGGAGCGGGCTCGGCGGCCACCAGACACGGGGCCGGTCTGGGTACCCCGCAGGCCCCCGAGGGCTCAGAGCTGGGGCGGCGCCCCGGGCGGAGGCACAGGCCCGGCCTGGGGGGTGCCTCCGGAGGATCGGGGCTCCCCGGAGCCACCCAGCGGCGATGTGTGGGTGCCTCGGGGCAGGCCCCCTGCAGCGGCCTCAGAGGTGTGGGTGTGCTGGGCGGGGGGCAACTGGGTGTGGCGTGAATGGGATCGCTCCGTCGAGGCAACTGCTGGGCAGCCAGATAAG AGACATGAGGCTGAGCTGGGTCCTGACAGTATTGTCCATCTGCCTGAGTGCCCTGGCCACTGCTGCGGGGGCCGAGGGCAAACGGAAGCTGCAGATCGGGGTCAAGAAGCGGGTAGACCACTGTCCCATCAAGTCGCGCAAGGGGGACGTCCTGCACATGCACTACACG GGGAAGCTGGAAGATGGGACGGAATTTGACAGCAGCCTGCCCCAGAACCAGCCCTTTGTCTTCTCTCTGGGCACAGGCCAGGTCATCAAGGGCTGGGACCAGGGGCTGCTGGG GATGTGTGAGGGAGAAAAACGGAAGCTGGTGATCCCATCAGAGTTGG GGTATGGAGAGCGGGGAGCTCCCCCAAAGATTCCAG GTGGTGCAACCCTCGTGTTTGAGGTGGAGCTGCTCAAAATCGAGCGACGTTCAGAACTGTAg
- the FKBP2 gene encoding peptidyl-prolyl cis-trans isomerase FKBP2 isoform X3, which produces MRLSWVLTVLSICLSALATAAGAEGKRKLQIGVKKRVDHCPIKSRKGDVLHMHYTGKLEDGTEFDSSLPQNQPFVFSLGTGQVIKGWDQGLLGMCEGEKRKLVIPSELGYGERGAPPKIPGGATLVFEVELLKIERRSEL; this is translated from the exons ATGAGGCTGAGCTGGGTCCTGACAGTATTGTCCATCTGCCTGAGTGCCCTGGCCACTGCTGCGGGGGCCGAGGGCAAACGGAAGCTGCAGATCGGGGTCAAGAAGCGGGTAGACCACTGTCCCATCAAGTCGCGCAAGGGGGACGTCCTGCACATGCACTACACG GGGAAGCTGGAAGATGGGACGGAATTTGACAGCAGCCTGCCCCAGAACCAGCCCTTTGTCTTCTCTCTGGGCACAGGCCAGGTCATCAAGGGCTGGGACCAGGGGCTGCTGGG GATGTGTGAGGGAGAAAAACGGAAGCTGGTGATCCCATCAGAGTTGG GGTATGGAGAGCGGGGAGCTCCCCCAAAGATTCCAG GTGGTGCAACCCTCGTGTTTGAGGTGGAGCTGCTCAAAATCGAGCGACGTTCAGAACTGTAg
- the VEGFB gene encoding vascular endothelial growth factor B isoform X2: MSPLLRRLLLAALLQLAPAQGPVSQPDTPGHQKKVVSWIDVYARATCQPREVVVPLTVELMGTVAKQLVPSCVTVQRCGGCCPDDGLECVPTGQHQVRMQILMIRYPSSQLGEMSLEEHSQCECRPKKRESAVKPDSPRPLCPRCTQRRQRPDPRTCRCRCRRRSFLRCQGRGLELNPDTCRCRKLRR, encoded by the exons ATGAGCCCCCTGCTCCGCCGCCTGCTGCTCGCCGCGCTCCTGCAGCTGGCCCCCGCCCAG GGCCCTGTGTCCCAGCCTGATACCCCCGGCCACCAGAAGAAAG TGGTGTCATGGATAGACGTGTATGCCCGTGCCACCTGCCAGCCCCGGGAGGTGGTGGTGCCCCTGACCGTGGAGCTCATGGGCACCGTGGCCAAGCAGCTGGTGCCCAGCTGTGTGACCGTGCAGCGCTGTGGTGGCTGCTGCCCTGACGACGGCCTGGAGTGCGTGCCCACAGGGCAGCACCAAGTCCGAATGCAG ATACTCATGATCCGTTACCCGAGCAGTCAGCTGGGTGAGATGTCCCTGGAAGAACACAGCCAGTGTGAATGCAG accaaaaaagagagagagtgctgtGAAGCCAGACAG ccccaggcccctctgcccACGCTGCACCCAGCGCCGCCAGCGCCCTGACCCCCGGacctgccgctgccgctgccgacGCCGCAGCTTCCTCCGTTGCCAAGGGCGGGGCTTAGAGCTCAACCCAGACACCTGCAG gTGCCGGAAGCTGCGAAGGTGA
- the FKBP2 gene encoding peptidyl-prolyl cis-trans isomerase FKBP2 isoform X2 — protein MTRLRTGGSTTGVDSGGAARRDMRLSWVLTVLSICLSALATAAGAEGKRKLQIGVKKRVDHCPIKSRKGDVLHMHYTGKLEDGTEFDSSLPQNQPFVFSLGTGQVIKGWDQGLLGMCEGEKRKLVIPSELGYGERGAPPKIPGGATLVFEVELLKIERRSEL, from the exons ATGACGCGCCTGCGCACAGGCGGCAGCACGACTGGGGTGGACTCCGGGGGCGCGGCGAGGAG AGACATGAGGCTGAGCTGGGTCCTGACAGTATTGTCCATCTGCCTGAGTGCCCTGGCCACTGCTGCGGGGGCCGAGGGCAAACGGAAGCTGCAGATCGGGGTCAAGAAGCGGGTAGACCACTGTCCCATCAAGTCGCGCAAGGGGGACGTCCTGCACATGCACTACACG GGGAAGCTGGAAGATGGGACGGAATTTGACAGCAGCCTGCCCCAGAACCAGCCCTTTGTCTTCTCTCTGGGCACAGGCCAGGTCATCAAGGGCTGGGACCAGGGGCTGCTGGG GATGTGTGAGGGAGAAAAACGGAAGCTGGTGATCCCATCAGAGTTGG GGTATGGAGAGCGGGGAGCTCCCCCAAAGATTCCAG GTGGTGCAACCCTCGTGTTTGAGGTGGAGCTGCTCAAAATCGAGCGACGTTCAGAACTGTAg
- the VEGFB gene encoding vascular endothelial growth factor B isoform X1, translating to MSPLLRRLLLAALLQLAPAQGPVSQPDTPGHQKKVVSWIDVYARATCQPREVVVPLTVELMGTVAKQLVPSCVTVQRCGGCCPDDGLECVPTGQHQVRMQILMIRYPSSQLGEMSLEEHSQCECRPKKRESAVKPDRASTPHHRPQPRSVPGWDSAPGAPSPADITHPTPAPGPSAHAAPSAASALTPGPAAAAADAAASSVAKGGA from the exons ATGAGCCCCCTGCTCCGCCGCCTGCTGCTCGCCGCGCTCCTGCAGCTGGCCCCCGCCCAG GGCCCTGTGTCCCAGCCTGATACCCCCGGCCACCAGAAGAAAG TGGTGTCATGGATAGACGTGTATGCCCGTGCCACCTGCCAGCCCCGGGAGGTGGTGGTGCCCCTGACCGTGGAGCTCATGGGCACCGTGGCCAAGCAGCTGGTGCCCAGCTGTGTGACCGTGCAGCGCTGTGGTGGCTGCTGCCCTGACGACGGCCTGGAGTGCGTGCCCACAGGGCAGCACCAAGTCCGAATGCAG ATACTCATGATCCGTTACCCGAGCAGTCAGCTGGGTGAGATGTCCCTGGAAGAACACAGCCAGTGTGAATGCAG accaaaaaagagagagagtgctgtGAAGCCAGACAG GGCTTCCACTCCCCACCACCGTCCCCAGCCCCGCTCTGTTCCGGGCTGGGACTCTGCCCCCGGAGCACCCTCCCCAGCTGACATCACCCATCCCActccagccccaggcccctctgcccACGCTGCACCCAGCGCCGCCAGCGCCCTGACCCCCGGacctgccgctgccgctgccgacGCCGCAGCTTCCTCCGTTGCCAAGGGCGGGGCTTAG
- the PPP1R14B gene encoding LOW QUALITY PROTEIN: protein phosphatase 1 regulatory subunit 14B (The sequence of the model RefSeq protein was modified relative to this genomic sequence to represent the inferred CDS: inserted 1 base in 1 codon; deleted 1 base in 1 codon), with amino-acid sequence MLQLPPGAPAAALXRGAARSPARELTRASGPEPAGGRPGGGGAGRGPTAHVAPAAAMADSGPAGGAALAAPAPGPGSGGPGPRVYFQSPPGAAGEGPGGADDEGPVRRQGKVTVKYDRKELRKRLNLEEWILEQLTRLYDCQEEEIPELEIDVDELLDMESDDTRAARVKELLVDCYKPTEAFISGLLDKIRGMQKLSTPQKK; translated from the exons ATGCTGCAGCTGCCCCCgggcgcccccgccgccgccc GCCGCGGAGCAGCGCGGAGCCCAGCCCGCGAGTTAACCCGAGCCAGCGGCCCGGAGCCAGCCGGCGGGCGTCCCGGAGGCGGCGGCGCAGGGAGGGGCCCGACG GCGCACGTGGCCCCGGCGGCCGCCATGGCGGACAGCGGCCCCGCGGGGGGCGCGGCGTTGGCAGCCCCGGCCCCTGGGCCGGGCAGTGGTGGCCCAGGGCCCCGCGTCTACTTTCAGAGCCCCCCTGGGGCTGCAGGCGAGGGCCCAGGCGGCGCGGACGACGAGGGCCCAGTGAGGCGCCAAGGGAAGGTCACGGTCAAGTACGACCGCAAGGAGCTACGGAAGCGCCTCAACCTGGAGGAGTGGATCTTGGAGCAGCTCACTCGCCTCTACGACTGCCAG gaagagGAAATACCAGAGTTGGAGATTGATGTGGATGAACTCCTGGACATGGAAAGTGATGATACCCGGGCTGCCAGGGTCAAG GAGCTGCTGGTTGACTGTTACAAACCCACTGAG GCCTTCATCTCTGGCCTGCTGGACAAGATCCGGGGCATGCAGAAGCTGAGCACACCCCAGAAGAAGTAA